A region of Neochlamydia sp. S13 DNA encodes the following proteins:
- a CDS encoding IS701 family transposase translates to MELKAINQTIKQKKEELALFLRPFFSREEARQVALQYTWGLMSKAERKNTWQLAEEAGLQTPYAFQHLLRRGLWQADAIRDRLQMKVLKDKEGDILAIDETGFLKKGKHSVGVARQYSGTAGRIENCQVGVFLSYATNQGHVLIDRELYIPEEWFLDEERRARAGIPKEVKFKTKIQLAMLMLQRAFGHGIRPSWVVGDEVYGVYPLRAYLEKECCPYILAVPSNYHVSVDFDRSPVSHFLAKIKPKDWQSLSAGKGAKGERYYHWYRLEVNSDSPEGWTRWLLLRRNMKDPRDVAYYIACCPNNVTLQDMVKAAGSRWTIEGAPQAHKEVKHELKALCISCTNDGEDPPKSVFRNGLQTTLSCCY, encoded by the coding sequence ATGGAATTGAAAGCAATAAACCAAACTATAAAACAAAAAAAAGAAGAGCTAGCTCTATTTTTAAGGCCTTTTTTTAGCCGAGAAGAAGCTAGACAAGTAGCTTTGCAATATACATGGGGGTTAATGAGCAAAGCAGAACGTAAAAATACCTGGCAATTGGCAGAAGAGGCCGGCTTACAAACCCCGTATGCTTTTCAACATCTACTACGCCGTGGTTTATGGCAAGCAGATGCCATCAGAGATAGGTTGCAAATGAAAGTGTTGAAAGATAAAGAAGGCGATATACTAGCTATAGATGAGACGGGTTTTTTAAAGAAAGGTAAGCATTCAGTAGGAGTGGCAAGACAATATAGTGGAACAGCAGGAAGAATTGAAAATTGCCAAGTAGGGGTTTTCCTTTCCTATGCAACTAACCAAGGCCACGTACTAATTGATCGAGAGCTATATATCCCTGAAGAATGGTTTTTAGATGAAGAACGTAGAGCAAGAGCTGGTATACCTAAAGAAGTTAAATTCAAAACGAAAATACAATTAGCCATGTTGATGCTACAGCGAGCTTTCGGCCATGGGATCAGGCCCTCATGGGTAGTGGGAGACGAGGTATATGGAGTTTATCCTTTAAGAGCTTATCTAGAGAAAGAATGCTGCCCTTATATATTAGCTGTACCCTCTAATTACCATGTGAGCGTAGACTTTGATCGAAGTCCAGTCAGCCACTTTCTTGCAAAAATTAAGCCAAAAGATTGGCAGAGTTTATCGGCAGGAAAAGGAGCGAAAGGCGAACGTTATTATCATTGGTATCGTCTAGAAGTCAATTCAGATAGCCCTGAAGGGTGGACACGTTGGCTTTTATTAAGGCGTAACATGAAAGACCCTCGCGATGTAGCTTATTATATAGCTTGTTGTCCCAATAATGTTACTTTACAAGATATGGTCAAAGCTGCAGGAAGTCGTTGGACGATCGAGGGTGCGCCGCAGGCGCACAAAGAAGTTAAACATGAACTAAAAGCTTTGTGCATAAGCTGTACAAATGATGGAGAAGACCCTCCGAAGTCGGTTTTCAGGAACGGGCTTCAAACCACCTTAAGCTGCTGTTATTAA
- a CDS encoding nucleotidyl transferase AbiEii/AbiGii toxin family protein: protein MVYCFQFHTLPPYLTNKIAYYIFYYPCSTKPAIVKYPTLLDLPAPTLKGYTPHTSIAEKFESIIRLGFANTRMKDFYDIWLLIQQFDFERDELKLIIQQIIKNRGTIVKSSPIAFEEAFYNHSLKQDQWKAFLRDISHKVIPLEQVILDLRNFFSDLIF, encoded by the coding sequence TTGGTTTATTGCTTTCAATTCCATACCTTACCTCCCTACTTAACAAATAAAATAGCATACTATATTTTTTATTACCCCTGTAGTACTAAGCCTGCTATAGTAAAATATCCTACCCTTTTGGATTTACCTGCACCAACACTTAAAGGCTATACCCCGCACACCTCAATTGCCGAAAAGTTTGAATCCATCATTCGTTTAGGATTTGCTAACACCCGCATGAAAGACTTTTATGACATCTGGCTATTGATTCAACAATTCGATTTTGAGCGCGACGAACTGAAGCTCATCATTCAGCAAATTATCAAGAATCGTGGCACGATTGTTAAAAGCTCTCCCATAGCATTTGAGGAAGCCTTTTATAATCATTCACTAAAGCAAGATCAATGGAAAGCCTTTCTGAGAGATATTTCTCATAAAGTTATACCTTTAGAACAAGTTATCCTTGATTTAAGAAATTTTTTCAGTGACCTTATCTTTTAG
- a CDS encoding type II toxin-antitoxin system Phd/YefM family antitoxin, with protein MNTRKAFSQARSELTTIVNHVAFCHDRYILTRNGKDLAAIVPIEDLEMLEAIEDERDIEVARRVDEDIKKHGTVKWKEIKRDFGL; from the coding sequence ATGAATACTAGAAAAGCTTTTTCTCAAGCCCGGAGCGAGCTAACTACAATCGTCAATCATGTAGCTTTTTGCCATGATCGATATATTTTAACTCGTAATGGTAAAGATTTGGCTGCTATAGTGCCTATCGAAGATCTAGAAATGCTAGAGGCAATAGAAGATGAGCGTGATATCGAGGTAGCGCGACGTGTAGACGAAGATATCAAAAAGCATGGCACAGTCAAATGGAAAGAGATTAAAAGAGATTTTGGATTGTGA
- a CDS encoding bis(5'-nucleosyl)-tetraphosphatase, whose translation MATKKEYSYGIVPLAQLEDGWHVLLVQSHAGHWGFPKGHPDSQESAWEAAQRELFEETGLKVCKLLSDQTFEESFYFKFEGVLIHKTVIYYIAQVAGEVKRMEEEIKAVQWVPLSQAADCITFDQGKNICRQALQIVSEI comes from the coding sequence ATGGCTACGAAGAAAGAATATTCCTACGGCATTGTTCCTCTAGCTCAGCTTGAAGATGGCTGGCATGTCCTGCTTGTCCAATCGCACGCGGGACATTGGGGTTTTCCTAAAGGTCATCCTGATTCCCAAGAAAGTGCTTGGGAAGCAGCTCAAAGAGAGTTGTTTGAAGAAACCGGTTTAAAGGTTTGCAAGCTTCTATCTGATCAAACTTTTGAAGAAAGCTTTTACTTCAAATTTGAAGGTGTACTCATTCATAAGACTGTTATTTACTATATTGCCCAGGTAGCAGGGGAAGTAAAGAGAATGGAAGAAGAGATTAAAGCTGTACAATGGGTGCCGCTAAGCCAAGCTGCTGATTGCATTACCTTTGATCAAGGAAAAAATATTTGTCGCCAGGCTTTGCAAATTGTCTCGGAAATTTAG
- the rsfS gene encoding ribosome silencing factor: protein MSKTVLKNLDLIAQTIYDKKGFNILALDVRDFSTMTDFYVIAEGNIDRHVKSIAKTIEEVMTLGGDELLHIEGIKAPDWLVMDYGEIIIHLFIPELRERYALEQLWQQAKIVDLHINVKEN from the coding sequence ATGTCAAAAACTGTTTTAAAAAACTTAGATTTAATCGCTCAAACTATTTATGATAAAAAGGGTTTTAACATACTCGCTTTAGATGTTCGCGATTTTTCTACGATGACCGATTTCTATGTGATCGCTGAAGGGAATATTGATCGTCATGTTAAATCCATAGCAAAAACAATCGAAGAGGTGATGACCCTAGGAGGGGATGAACTTCTCCATATTGAGGGGATTAAAGCTCCTGATTGGTTAGTGATGGATTATGGGGAAATCATCATTCATCTTTTTATTCCAGAATTACGAGAAAGATATGCACTGGAGCAGCTATGGCAACAAGCAAAAATTGTGGATCTTCACATTAACGTGAAGGAAAATTAG
- the nadD gene encoding nicotinate-nucleotide adenylyltransferase: MRIHKHVGIYGGTFDPIHFGHLNTAIEIMEAHQLDEIWFCPALVNPDKLGAEPTLAYHRLKMLEIALQELPYFGIIPYELERPGPSYTIDTLREIIKEEKKEAYPSKFYLIMGEDTAFSFVHWKEAKEILTLATPFICRRYASEQPIIWEGDPEICAALQTGMTSTYVMEISASRIRERVSQGLYIGHLVPAKVIDYIYQNHLYSSRPGQK, encoded by the coding sequence ATGCGTATTCATAAGCATGTAGGAATATATGGTGGTACTTTTGATCCTATTCATTTTGGACATTTAAATACTGCTATAGAAATTATGGAAGCTCATCAACTCGATGAAATATGGTTTTGCCCGGCGTTAGTCAATCCTGACAAGTTAGGCGCAGAACCTACTTTGGCTTATCACCGTCTCAAAATGCTAGAAATTGCTCTGCAGGAACTTCCCTATTTTGGCATCATTCCTTATGAATTGGAGCGTCCCGGACCCTCTTATACTATTGATACTTTACGTGAAATTATTAAGGAGGAAAAAAAAGAAGCATATCCAAGTAAATTTTACTTAATTATGGGTGAAGATACTGCCTTTAGCTTTGTTCATTGGAAGGAGGCTAAAGAGATTCTTACGTTAGCTACACCTTTTATCTGCCGACGGTATGCTTCAGAACAACCTATTATTTGGGAAGGAGATCCAGAGATTTGCGCAGCTCTCCAAACGGGAATGACTTCTACCTACGTAATGGAAATCAGCGCGAGCCGCATACGTGAAAGAGTTTCACAAGGATTGTATATTGGCCATTTGGTCCCTGCGAAAGTGATAGACTACATATATCAAAATCATTTATATTCTTCTAGGCCAGGACAAAAATAA
- a CDS encoding HAD family phosphatase, translated as MKTKLCNSKRKNSLVVFDLDHTLLRKNCSLFFGIYLFREKVLSFHRMIRLSFLYLRFKLGLISLKNLHESTFQCFFYGLSVALVNEHATKFLSQQLDKLIYHPVFSKLLEAKNEGSYTAIFSSSPNFLVEKVALRLGVDRWSSTIYQKNEEGDFTHITQVMEGPQKAQALELLLKELQIVKANVTAYTDSYLDLPLLYAVGNPVGVNPDRRLKAMCRQNQWPII; from the coding sequence TTGAAAACAAAATTGTGCAATTCCAAAAGAAAAAATAGCCTAGTTGTTTTTGATCTCGACCATACACTTCTTCGCAAAAATTGCAGTCTCTTTTTTGGCATCTATCTTTTTCGTGAAAAGGTCCTTTCTTTTCACCGAATGATCCGTCTATCTTTCCTATATTTAAGGTTTAAGCTTGGACTCATTAGCCTAAAAAACTTGCATGAATCTACTTTTCAATGCTTTTTTTATGGCCTTTCCGTAGCCCTTGTTAATGAGCATGCCACCAAATTTTTATCACAGCAACTGGACAAGCTTATCTATCATCCCGTCTTTTCAAAGCTATTAGAAGCTAAAAATGAAGGATCATATACTGCCATATTTTCTAGTTCACCAAATTTTTTAGTGGAAAAAGTGGCGTTGAGGCTAGGCGTTGATAGATGGAGTTCTACGATTTATCAAAAAAATGAAGAGGGTGATTTTACTCATATTACCCAGGTAATGGAAGGTCCTCAAAAAGCTCAAGCTCTCGAGCTACTTTTAAAAGAATTGCAAATCGTTAAAGCTAATGTGACTGCTTACACAGATAGCTATTTAGATTTACCCCTTCTTTACGCAGTTGGAAATCCTGTGGGCGTCAACCCAGATCGACGCTTAAAGGCCATGTGCCGTCAAAATCAATGGCCAATTATTTAA